The Magnetococcus marinus MC-1 genome contains the following window.
AGCAGGATCGCTTAGCGCGTCTAAGTTAGGTGGAGCGGATGGCTGATACACGATCTATCGCACCCTTACGGAGAAAAAACATGACCAACAAAAAATCCTTATTCCTGGCTTTAGCTGCTTTCACAGCGCTTTCCACCGCCGCTTTGACCACCTCTGACGCCCAAGCTTGGTGGGGGTCACCCTGGGATAATAATGGTTACGGCAACGGCAATGGCTACGGCGCGGGCAATGGTGCGGGCAATGGTTCCGGCAACTTTGGCATGAACTTTAACATGAGCGGCAACGCCCAAACCGCCGCCAACGGCTACAACGGCTATAATGGCTACAATGGTTACAACGGCTATAATGGCTATAATGGCTACACCGCTCCCATGCCTCCTCCTTGGGCCTATGCGGCGCCCGTTGCACCAGTCGCCCCTGCTGCACCCCAGGCCCCCGAAGCCGCCAAGTAAGGGATAACCACCCCCTTACCCCGTGCTTATTTGAGCAAACGCCGCAAAGGGTAACCTTTGTGGCGTTTGTTTCTTATTGGCTAAAACAGAACCCCTACTCCGCCAGCTTGGGCTTATCCACTGTGGCCATACAGGGGGTAAACAGGAAAAACATGGATAGATGGCTGCACCACACAGAGCCTCTTGCACAAACAGCTCTGTGGTTGGCCTCTCTCCCGGCACGGCGCAAACCTAGGGGCCTTAAAAACCAACTTGACTCAATAAACGCCATAACCACTCGCTCCACTGGCGACCAAACCACCACCGATGAAAGGCTGGATAAGTTTTTTTGCCACTGGATAGCACCCTTTGTAAAACAAATTTACAGTTACCAAAAAAATATCTATTTCTTTTGTATTCCTATACTTAAATGCCATGCCCACCCAAATTCAACCGACCTGACAGGCCAGCGTGTGTTGCGCCCCCGTTAATGATGTTGCACTTTTGCGACAAAGTTATATTAGGAGATATAAAATTCATCCCTTATAATTCAGCCCAACACCGCACCACCAAGGTGCATACCGGATGCCGGCAGGAGGCTGGCCCGACTAAACCGAATAATAGGAGCCGCACCATGAACAAACTTTCTCTGCGCGAAACCACGGAACAAGCGCTGACCACTCTTGCTTTTTTACCCTTCACCATCTTTTTCTTTCTCCTTGCCGCTTGGTTGCGTAATGATCTGAAGAAGTCACAAAACCTTCGCCCCCAAACCGACATAGCATGATTTGTCCCCTGGGTTTGGGACAGCATCTCCTCGTAGATGATGGGCCCGCGTGGCACCGGTAGGCCGTTAAAGCCGTTGCCACGCGGCCCAACGCACCACCCCCTTAGCCTTTCTACGCCCCCCTACTGCATGGCCACGCGGATTGTTCGACCAAGCAACCGCTCGCTCAAACCCCACGGTAGGCGCGTTGGCGCTTTCCACTGCTCCCATAGTTGGCACCATTCCTTTGTGTCACTCAGAGTATGGCGGCGTGCATAATGTCGCAATTTCGGTTATTTTCCCAACAGAGCATGCTGTTTGCACCGCCCCCTACTCCAGTTGGCCCTTATGCACCAGCTCGGTAAGGGCAAAATGGCCTGCTCTTTTGTTGCTTGGAAAAAAGAAATCCGCGCTAACACAAAAGCTTTTTTGGCTTAAATACCACCGTGGCCGCTTATCCCGGATCTTTCATGAATCCCAGACGCTCTCGCTTGATCTTTGAAGGGATTCATGAAAGATCCGGGTTAGACACTAACCGTAGCATGTCGTGATAACCATGATTCTCTATCTTTGCGAAAAGCCCTCTCAGGGTCGGGATATTGGCCGCGTTTTAGGGGCTACCAGCCGTCATGAAGGTTATGTGGCAGGAGCAGGGGTGTGCGTAACTTGGTGTATTGGTCATCTTATGGAGATGGTGGCCCCTGATGGTTATAGACCCGAATGGAAAAGTTGGCGGCTGGATACCCTACCCATCATTCCCCAACAGTGGCAGCTGGAGCTCACCGCCCGTGGGCGCAAGCAGTTTAAGGTTATCCAAGGGTTACTCAAGGGTGTAACGGAGGTGGTGCTCGCCACCGACGCCGACCGCGAAGGTGAGACCATTGGCCGTGAAGTGTTGGAGCGCTGCCAATACCGGGGTAAGATCTCTCGCCTCTGGTTATCTGCCCTG
Protein-coding sequences here:
- a CDS encoding sulfur globule family protein; this encodes MTNKKSLFLALAAFTALSTAALTTSDAQAWWGSPWDNNGYGNGNGYGAGNGAGNGSGNFGMNFNMSGNAQTAANGYNGYNGYNGYNGYNGYNGYTAPMPPPWAYAAPVAPVAPAAPQAPEAAK